A window from Salvia miltiorrhiza cultivar Shanhuang (shh) chromosome 2, IMPLAD_Smil_shh, whole genome shotgun sequence encodes these proteins:
- the LOC131010731 gene encoding cytochrome P450 81Q32-like, with product METLNLVYLPLIYALYILTKHLFHKLQKLPPTPLLSLPLLGHLPLLKKPLYRSLARISASYGPVVLLQFGSRRVLVVSSPSAAEDCLSKNDVVFANRPRLLAGKHIGYNYTSLAWTSYGDHWRNLRKVSSIEVLSAHRLQLLHGIRADEVRTMVRALGRAAAERRPVDMKATFFELTMNVMMRMIAGKRYYGENVDDVEEARRFREIVRETLRLATSHVGDFVPLLRWLRVGRVEEGMVELQRKRNVFMQELVEERKRSFRSYGAAAEEEGRMKTMIEMLLALQEKEPDYYTDAVIRSLMLVMLIAGTDTSAGTMEWALSLLLNNPHALRRAQAEIVDRVGHGRLLDEADIAELPYLRCVINETLRMFPAGPLLIPHESSDECVVGGYRVPAGTMLLVNAWAMHNDPKNWDEPREFRPERFEKLDGYRDGFRLMPFGAGRRGCPGEPLAVRMVGLGLGTLIQCFDWERLGKELVDMSEGAGLSMPRATPLMAYCRARPAAAGLLATI from the exons atggAGACATTAAATCTGGTATATCTCCCACTCATATACGCCCTCTACATTTTGACAAAACACTTATTCCACAAGCTCCAAAAGCTTCCCCCCACCCCCCTCCTCTCCCTCCCCCTCCTCGGCCACCTCCCCCTCCTCAAAAAGCCCCTCTACCGCTCCCTGGCCCGCATCTCCGCCTCCTACGGCCCGGTCGTCCTCCTCCAGTTCGGCTCCCGCCGCGTCCTCGTCGTCTCCTCCCCCTCCGCCGCCGAGGACTGCCTCTCCAAGAACGACGTCGTCTTCGCCAACCGCCCCCGCCTCCTGGCCGGCAAACACATCGGCTACAACTACACCTCCCTCGCCTGGACCTCCTACGGCGACCACTGGCGAAACCTGCGCAAGGTTTCATCCATTGAAGTTCTGTCAGCTCACAGGCTGCAGCTGCTGCACGGAATTAGGGCTGATGAGGTTCGGACCATGGTTCGGGCCCTGGGGCGGGCCGCGGCGGAGCGGAGGCCCGTCGACATGAAGGCCACCTTCTTCGAGCTCACCATGAACGTCATGATGCGGATGATCGCCGGGAAGAGGTACTACGGCGAGAACGTGGACGACGTGGAGGAGGCGCGCCGCTTCAGGGAGATCGTCAGGGAGACGCTGCGCCTCGCCACGTCGCACGTGGGGGACTTCGTGCCGCTGCTGCGGTGGCTGCGGGTGGGCCGCGTGGAGGAGGGGATGGTGGAGCTGCAGCGGAAGAGGAATGTGTTTATGCAGGAGCTCGTGGAGGAGCGGAAGAGGAGCTTCAGGAGTTACGGCGCCGCCGCCGAGGAGGAAGGGAGGATGAAGACGATGATTGAAATGCTGCTCGCATTGCAGGAGAAGGAGCCTGACTATTACACTGATGCTGTCATTAGAAGCTTAATGCTG GTGATGCTAATCGCCGGCACCGACACATCCGCCGGAACGATGGAATGGGCTCTGTCTCTCCTCCTCAACAACCCCCACGCCCTCCGCAGGGCCCAAGCCGAGATCGTCGACCGCGTGGGCCACGGCCGCCTCCTCGACGAGGCCGACATCGCGGAGCTCCCGTACCTCCGGTGCGTCATCAACGAGACGCTGCGCATGTTCCCCGCCGGCCCGCTGCTGATCCCGCACGAGTCCTCGGACGAGTGCGTGGTCGGGGGCTACCGCGTTCCCGCCGGCACGATGCTGCTGGTGAACGCGTGGGCCATGCACAACGACCCCAAGAACTGGGACGAGCCCCGCGAGTTCAGGCCGGAGCGGTTCGAGAAGCTCGACGGCTACCGCGACGGGTTCAGGCTCATGCCGTTTGGCGCCGGAAGGCGCGGCTGCCCCGGGGAGCCCCTGGCCGTGCGCATGGTGGGGTTGGGGCTGGGGACGCTTATTCAGTGCTTCGATTGGGAGAGGCTCGGTAAGGAGCTGGTTGATATGAGTGAGGGCGCGGGGTTGTCGATGCCCAGGGCCACGCCGTTGATGGCGTATTGCAGAGCCCGGCCTGCTGCGGCCGGCCTTCTCGCTACTATCTAA
- the LOC131010733 gene encoding uncharacterized protein LOC131010733, translated as MWYPADRGDYKWTAQIEYKFLTRLLKMVDCGQWDGNPEHLQDGRQRRLCEGMNCEFDIHHQLNFYQAKINQLRDRFFKFGNLLEDPSVKWDPMHNTMEISVEQLQAYSAADRGYLAYQWHGEPMFFLLRGIFYIEEDD; from the exons ATGTGGTACCCCGCCGATAGGGGTGATTACAAGTGGACGGCTCAAATAGAGTACAAATTTCTCACAAGGCTATTGAAGATGGTCGATTGCGGACAGTGGGATGGCAATCCCGAACATCTGCAAGATGGTCGACAACGCAGACTTTGTGAAGGTATGAACTGTGAATTTGATATACATCACCAGCTTAATTTTTACCAGGCTAAGATAAACCAGTTGAGGGACCGATTTTTCAAATTTGGAAACCTCCTTGAGGATCCCAGTGTGAAATGGGATCCCATGCATAACACAATGGAAATCAGCGTCGAACAGTTGCAGGCGTATAGTGCG GCTGATAGAGGCTATCTTGCGTACCAGTGGCACGGAGAACCGATGTTTTTCTTGCTCCGTGGAATTTTTTATATTGAAGaggatgattaa
- the LOC131010732 gene encoding cytochrome P450 81Q32-like has protein sequence MDSHILIYIPLILALFIFIKHILHKLQNLPPTPLLRFPFLGHLHLLQKPLHRSLAVISRRHGPVVLLHLGSRRVLLVSSPSAAEDCLSKNDAVFANRPRLLVGKHLGYNHTSLVWSSYGDHWRNLRKVSSVEVLSAHRLQTLQGIRVDEVRAMVRALSRASGERKLVDMKAMFFEMTMNVVMRMIGGKAYYGGNVEKAEEGRRFREIVAETMRLMAASNMGDYLPWLGDGGVEKRMVELHRNRDDFMQELVEECKKKRRSYGDGETKTMIEMLLALQDKEPEYYTDELIRSLMLSLVIAGTDTSSGTMEWALSLLLNNPHVLKKAQAEIDAVVGQGRLVCEGDAGELPYLRCIISETLRMYPAAPLLVPHESSEECSVGGYRVPGGTMLMVNTWAIQNDSRYWEDAAEFKPERFEGSERHGCKMIPFGSGRRRCPGEGLAARILGLALGSIVQCFDWERDGEELVDMSEGVGVSLPRAAPLMAYCTPRSHAAHLLSTI, from the exons ATGGATTCACATATTCTCATCTACATTCCTCTCATACTTGCCCTTTTCATCTTCATCAAGCACATCCTCCACAAACTCCAAAACCTCCCTCCTACTCCTCTCCTCCGCTTCCCCTTCCTCGGCCACCTACACCTCCTCCAAAAACCCCTTCACCGCTCCCTCGCCGTCATCTCCCGCCGCCACGGCCCGGTGGTCCTCCTCCACCTCGGCTCCCGCCGCGTCCTCCTCGTCTCCTCCCCCTCCGCGGCCGAGGACTGCCTCTCCAAGAATGACGCCGTCTTCGCCAACCGCCCCCGCCTCCTTGTCGGCAAGCACCTCGGCTACAATCATACCTCCTTGGTCTGGTCATCCTACGGCGATCACTGGCGAAATCTGAGGAAAGTTTCGTCCGTTGAAGTTCTGTCGGCTCACAGATTGCAGACTCTGCAAGGAATTAGGGTTGATGAGGTTCGGGCCATGGTTCGGGCTCTGAGCCGAGCCTCGGGCGAGCGGAAGCTGGTGGACATGAAAGCGATGTTCTTCGAGATGACGATGAACGTGGTGATGAGGATGATCGGCGGGAAGGCGTACTACGGAGGGAACGTGGAGAAGGCGGAGGAGGGGCGGCGGTTTAGGGAGATCGTGGCGGAGACGATGCGGCTCATGGCGGCGTCGAATATGGGGGATTATTTGCCGTGGTTGGGAGATGGCGGCGTGGAGAAACGGATGGTGGAGCTGCATAGGAACAGGGACGATTTTATGCAGGAGCTCGTGGAAGAGTGTAAGAAAAAACGTCGGAGTTATGGCGACGGCGAGACCAAAACCATGATTGAGATGTTGCTCGCCTTGCAAGATAAGGAGCCGGAGTATTATACAGATGAGCTCATTAGAAGTCTCATGCTG AGTCTGGTAATCGCCGGCACGGATACATCCTCCGGCACAATGGAGTGGGCCCTCTCTCTCCTCCTGAACAACCCGCACGTGCTGAAGAAGGCCCAGGCGGAGATCGATGCCGTGGTCGGACAGGGCCGTCTGGTCTGCGAGGGCGACGCGGGCGAGCTGCCGTACTTGCGGTGCATCATCAGCGAGACGCTGCGCATGTATCCGGCGGCGCCGCTGCTTGTCCCGCACGAGTCCTCGGAGGAGTGCAGTGTCGGGGGTTACCGCGTCCCCGGCGGCACCATGCTGATGGTGAACACGTGGGCCATACAGAACGACAGCAGATACTGGGAGGACGCGGCAGAGTTCAAGCCGGAGAGGTTCGAGGGTTCAGAGCGCCACGGCTGCAAAATGATCCCGTTCGGGTCCGGGAGGCGGAGGTGCCCCGGCGAAGGGCTGGCGGCGCGTATTTTGGGGCTGGCGCTGGGCTCGATTGTTCAGTGCTTTGATTGGGAGAGAGATGGGGAGGAGTTGGTTGATATGAGCGAGGGCGTGGGGGTGTCGCTGCCCAGAGCCGCGCCGTTGATGGCTTATTGCACACCCCGCTCTCATGCTGCTCATCTTCTTTCCACTATATGA
- the LOC131009817 gene encoding uncharacterized protein LOC131009817, translating into MALTIVATIVSTIVSAIVIMMVCCDRGVDSPCFKMSGRRIMIHHGGRWERSTYIDGEFFVAYIDSGTINRANLVDLIRDGLGYRNETEYTLWYVTNINGIKAKVLLRGDMELLRWLADPREDPEVYVIEKGGSSGPDSNVSRNTMRGCTSAVHHDQRMPYHEEDDEEVFDEDYEEDEAESTSEDDVEDRRNELRHFSSDYQTASYVEHEHGSRDWDIPFPHIESILQLGWEEYHPIAYGLLEVGAIFRSKVELRIAIGIYHLEHYLEFATDRSTDSRAVYICKSGRKNCTFRLCAVEAATLWRITKLTLDHTCQADLNRVTTARSVSGEVAAYYFAKKLIDEKVVLRPKEMIAEMRSKYGVQMLYCFAVRTRQQAIERTYGDFNMSYVRLPSYLYLLKQRNPGTVYDLQTTREGVFCHMFVALGQSIRAFEQYLRPVIVIDGTHLKGKNRGVLFVAVTKDGNDQVFPLAIGLGPIENDESWTYFLYNLRRCYNPPEDLLIVSDQHKSIRNAVQAVYPNAFHGLCYHHLLKNLTPYGKTVATVFYEAAYSYRHEVFEKFFSLLHDASPDGAHRRLSQIGPERWARSKCPVQRYGFMTSNAAESFNSRLWWARRLPVCSLLESFRTLLEDWFDERRTSSESRDHVLTVSTFNKLSNSVQASLSLTVRATTGLVYKVEEDDQQYQVDLQNWTCECREFDEDKIPCKHAVAAIRWAGNGLNVYDFVHKYFKQYELTQTYAEHVSPIPHPSEWNVPGDVLSIYCSPPDPETLRQSGRPKMSRTRSTVEGLPSRRRQVCSRCNGTGHNRKKCTISIPVGGVDLNVPFQEAEFEETSQDPSHATDEPSHDTEEAQPTQRRRKKKRCSNCGEEGHDIRACPMPLRE; encoded by the exons ATGGCACTCACGATCGTGGCCACGATCGTGTCCACGATCGTGAGTGCCATCGTGATCATGATGGTGTGCTGCGATCGTGGGGTTGACAGTCCATGTTTTAAG ATGTCGGGGCGACGTATTATGATACATCATGGCGGTCGTTGGGAGCGATCAACATATATAGATGGGGAATTCTTTGTTGCGTATATCGATTCCGGTACAATTAATCGTGCTAACCTCGTGGATCTTATTAGAGATGGTTTGGGATATCGAAATGAGACCGAATATACATTATGGTACGTCACAAACATCAATGGTATTAAAGCAAAAGTTCTATTGAGGGGAGATATGGAGTTGCTTCGATGGTTAGCAGATCCTAGAGAGGATCCAGAAGTTTATGTGATTGAGAAAGGCGGTTCTTCCGGCCCCGATAGTAATGTGAGCCGCAACACTATGAGAGGATGTACCTCGGCTGTACATCATGATCAAAGAATGCCGTatcatgaggaagatgatgaagagGTATTCGATGAGGATTATGAGGAAGATGAAGCAGAGTCTACATCTGAAGACGATGTGGAAGATCGTCGCAATGAGTTGCGACATTTTTCATCGGATTATCAGACTGCAAGCTATGTTGAGCATGAACATGGCTCGCGCGATTGGGATATTCCATTTCCGCACATTGAAAGTATATTACAGTTGGGGTGGGAAGAGTATCATCCAATAGCCTACGGACTGCTCGAGGTAGGGGCCATATTTCGATCCAAAGTAGAGTTGAGGATAGCTATAGGAATTTATCATTTGGAGCACTATCTAGAGTTTGCAACCGATCGTTCTACAGATTCTCGTGCAGTGTACATATGCAAGAGTGGTAGGAAGAACTGCACTTTTAGATTATGTGCAGTAGAGGCTGCAACTCTTTGGAGAATTACTAAGTTGACATTGGATCACACATGTCAGGCGGATTTGAATCGTGTTACTACAGCACGGTCTGTGAGTGGCGAGGTGGCTGCATATTATTTTGCCAAAAAATTAATCGATGAGAAGGTTGTTTTGAGGCCAAAGGAGATGATTGCTGAGATGCGTAGTAAGTATGGCGTTCAAATGCTATATTGCTTCGCAGTCAGAACTAGGCAGCAGGCGATAGAGAGAACGTATGGTGACTTCAATATGTCATATGTGAGGCTTCCATCGTATCTTTATCTATTGAAACAACGTAATCCAGGGACTGTTTATGATTTGCAGACGACTCGTGAGGGTGTGTTCTGCCACATGTTTGTTGCCCTCGGGCAAAGTATTCGGGCTTTTGAGCAGTATCTTCGACCGGTGATTGTAATAGACGGAACCCACTTGAAGGGAAAGAACAGAGGAGTGTTATTTGTTGCTGTGACAAAGGATGGGAACGATCAAGTGTTTCCTCTAGCAATTGGCCTCGGACCAATAGAGAACGATGAGTCGTGGACTTATTTTCTCTACAATCTACGGCGGTGTTACAATCCTCCAGAAGATTTATTAATTGTGAGTGACCAACATAAAAGCATTCGGAATGCAGTTCAAGCCGTGTATCCAAATGCATTCCATGGACTGTGTTATCACCATCTGTTGAAGAATCTAACGCCCTATGGGAAGACAGTGGCCACGGTCTTCTATGAAGCAGCATATTCTTATCGTCACGAAGTGTTCGAAAAATTTTTTTCATTGCTGCACGACGCTAGTCCGGATGGAGCTCACCGACGACTTTCTCAAATTGGACCGGAGAGGTGGGCTAGGTCAAAGTGTCCGGTGCAACGCTATGGATTTATGACGTCTAATGCAGCGGAATCGTTTAACTCTCGGTTGTGGTGGGCTAGGCGTTTACCAGTGTGCTCTTTACTTGAATCGTTTCGCACACTTTTGGAGGATTGGTTTGACGAGCGACGTACATCGTCTGAATCGAGAGATCATGTGTTAACGGTGTCTACGTTCAACAAGCTATCTAATTCTGTGCAAGCAAGTCTCTCTCTTACTGTTCGAGCCACCACCGGACTTGTGTATAAAGTTGAAGAGGATGATCAACAATATCAAGTCGATCTTCAGAATTGGACTTGTGAGTGTCGAGAGTTTGATGAGGATAAAATTCCATGCAAGCATGCGGTTGCCGCTATAAG GTGGGCGGGCAATGGTTTGAATGTGTACGATTTCGTACACAAATATTTCAAACAATATGAGTTGACACAAACTTATGCCGAACATGTTAGTCCAATACCACATCCGAGTGAATGGAATGTGCCAGGAGATGTCTTATCAATCTATTGTAGTCCACCCGATCCGGAGACTCTACGTCAGTCTGGGCGTCCAAAGATGAGTCGTACTCGgtcaacagttgaaggactaccCTCACGACGGCGTCAAGTGTGCTCTAGGTGTAATGGAACGGGACACAATAGAAAAAAATGCACAATATCTATCCCTGTGGGTGGGGTGGATTTGAATGTTCCATTTCAAGAAGCAGAGTTTGAGGAAACTTCTCAGGATCCTTCTCATGCCACAGATGAACCATCTCATGATACGGAGGAAGCACAACCGACCCAGAGACGTCGGAAGAAAaaaagatgtagcaattgtggAGAAGAGGGTCATGATATTAGAGCATGTCCAATGCCCCTCCGTGAATAA